In the genome of Terribacillus sp. FSL K6-0262, one region contains:
- a CDS encoding DUF2129 domain-containing protein, translated as MLTKRQGIVVWFQHMKNIKQLKRHGHLVFVSKKQKYAMIYVNMEEAEEKEAALQRLPFVSRTALSYRPFVRTDFENAKQDKAKEYDYKIGI; from the coding sequence ATGTTGACAAAACGGCAGGGAATCGTCGTATGGTTCCAGCATATGAAAAATATCAAGCAGCTGAAGCGGCACGGACATTTGGTTTTCGTATCCAAGAAGCAGAAGTATGCAATGATTTATGTGAATATGGAGGAGGCCGAAGAGAAGGAAGCGGCATTGCAAAGACTGCCGTTCGTTTCCAGGACTGCCCTGAGCTATCGTCCATTCGTTCGTACCGATTTCGAGAATGCGAAACAGGATAAAGCGAAAGAATACGATTATAAGATCGGGATATAA
- the coaD gene encoding pantetheine-phosphate adenylyltransferase, translating to MTIAMYPGSFDPVTNGHVDIIQRAAAIFEKVIVAVAVNSKKKPLFNEAERMELLRQSVKHLPNVSVARAEGLTVDFARKHDAKVLIRGLRAVSDFESEMQISGINRHLEPGLETLFITADSAYSFLSSSIVKEAASFGADVSKLVPAPVQEAIKQKF from the coding sequence ATGACGATTGCAATGTACCCAGGATCCTTTGATCCGGTAACCAATGGCCATGTCGATATCATTCAGCGGGCGGCAGCTATATTCGAGAAAGTGATTGTTGCCGTGGCAGTCAACAGCAAGAAGAAACCGCTTTTTAATGAAGCGGAGCGAATGGAGCTTTTAAGGCAGTCGGTTAAACATTTACCGAATGTATCGGTTGCCAGGGCCGAGGGTTTGACTGTCGACTTTGCCAGGAAACATGATGCTAAGGTATTGATCCGCGGATTGCGGGCTGTGAGCGATTTTGAAAGTGAGATGCAAATCAGCGGAATCAACCGTCACTTGGAACCCGGATTGGAGACGCTCTTCATTACGGCAGATTCGGCCTACAGCTTCCTGAGCTCCAGCATCGTCAAGGAGGCGGCAAGCTTTGGTGCCGATGTCAGCAAGCTCGTGCCGGCTCCTGTACAGGAAGCCATCAAGCAAAAGTTTTAA
- a CDS encoding heme A synthase, with product MKLLKFLSVIGSVGMLFVLLGGALVTKTGSEDGCGQSWPLCEGALTNITPELVIESAHRFVSSAMGVVIILLAILAWRKIGHIREVKFLSVVAVFFLILQALIGAAAVVWQQSDTVLALHFGISLISFASVLLLTLLVFEVDKKFDARALVIRKGMRIQFYLHTIFIYLVVYTGALVRHMNASLVCGDFPLCSNSDPGLFGLSTAQMVQMLHRGAAMLALVWSFIIMVQVIRRYKEHAVMSKGWIISFCLLAAQAIAGVLVIFTGMNLFVALLHSLIISVYFGIMTYYIMLSFRSAKYEKE from the coding sequence ATGAAATTATTGAAATTCTTATCGGTGATCGGCAGTGTGGGGATGCTGTTCGTCCTATTGGGCGGCGCCCTGGTCACCAAAACGGGATCCGAAGATGGATGCGGACAGAGCTGGCCATTATGTGAAGGGGCTTTGACCAATATCACACCGGAATTGGTCATTGAATCCGCCCATCGTTTCGTTTCTTCGGCAATGGGCGTCGTCATCATCTTGCTTGCAATCCTCGCATGGCGAAAAATCGGACACATCCGCGAAGTGAAATTCCTGTCCGTAGTGGCTGTATTCTTTCTGATTCTCCAAGCACTGATCGGTGCTGCAGCAGTTGTTTGGCAGCAATCGGACACCGTGCTGGCACTTCATTTCGGCATTTCGCTGATTTCTTTCGCTTCTGTCCTGCTGCTTACCCTTTTGGTTTTCGAAGTGGACAAGAAGTTTGATGCGCGCGCACTTGTGATCAGAAAAGGAATGCGGATCCAATTTTATCTGCATACCATTTTCATTTATCTCGTCGTCTATACCGGAGCCCTTGTACGGCATATGAATGCCAGTCTTGTATGCGGGGACTTCCCGCTCTGTTCCAACTCTGATCCAGGTCTCTTTGGGTTAAGCACGGCACAGATGGTACAGATGCTCCATCGCGGCGCTGCCATGCTGGCGCTTGTCTGGTCCTTCATCATCATGGTGCAAGTGATCCGCCGTTACAAAGAGCATGCAGTGATGTCCAAAGGCTGGATCATCAGCTTCTGTCTCTTGGCAGCACAAGCAATAGCCGGTGTGCTTGTCATTTTCACCGGTATGAATCTATTTGTAGCCCTGCTCCATTCTTTGATCATCAGCGTCTACTTCGGAATAATGACGTATTATATCATGCTGTCCTTCCGCAGCGCGAAATATGAAAAGGAATAA
- the cyoE gene encoding heme o synthase: MESTSSQVLNGAEQADSATSLWTDFKALIKTGIINSNLLTAFGGFWLALYMTNEQFVDHIPAFIYMMIGSGLVIAGGCVINNYYDRDIDHIMQRTKKRPTVTGTIPLSVVLTMGIGFTVLGVGFLFLTTWQAALIGMFGWFAYVVLYTMWSKRRYTINTAIGSFSGAVPPLIGYAAIDGSLSTEAWIVFAIMFIWQTPHFLALAMRKAEDYKAANIPMLPSVYGFGITKRQIVVYTACLLPLPFYLTTLGTVFVAIASVLNVGWLAIGIAGFFMKDDLKWATWMFVYSLNYLMIFFIALVVFTTPAIF; the protein is encoded by the coding sequence ATCGAATCAACTTCTTCACAAGTGTTGAATGGCGCCGAACAGGCTGATTCTGCCACTAGTCTTTGGACAGACTTTAAAGCACTTATAAAAACAGGTATTATAAATTCGAATCTATTGACCGCTTTCGGTGGTTTCTGGCTCGCACTTTATATGACAAATGAGCAATTTGTCGACCATATCCCCGCATTTATTTACATGATGATCGGCAGCGGGCTGGTCATTGCAGGCGGTTGTGTCATCAATAACTATTATGATCGTGACATTGATCATATCATGCAGAGGACGAAGAAACGGCCGACTGTAACAGGTACCATCCCTCTTTCTGTCGTACTTACGATGGGGATCGGCTTCACGGTCCTCGGTGTGGGATTCCTTTTCCTTACAACATGGCAAGCAGCACTAATCGGCATGTTCGGCTGGTTTGCTTATGTAGTGCTTTATACGATGTGGTCCAAGCGCCGCTACACAATCAATACAGCGATCGGAAGCTTTTCCGGCGCGGTTCCGCCGCTGATCGGTTATGCCGCCATCGATGGAAGCTTGAGCACAGAGGCTTGGATCGTTTTCGCCATCATGTTCATCTGGCAGACACCGCATTTCTTGGCCTTGGCCATGAGAAAAGCGGAAGATTACAAGGCTGCGAATATACCGATGCTGCCATCGGTTTATGGCTTCGGAATCACGAAACGTCAGATTGTCGTTTACACAGCATGTTTGCTTCCGCTGCCATTTTACTTAACAACGCTAGGAACCGTGTTCGTCGCCATTGCCAGCGTATTGAATGTTGGGTGGCTTGCGATCGGCATTGCTGGATTCTTCATGAAAGATGACTTGAAATGGGCTACATGGATGTTTGTCTACAGCCTGAATTACTTGATGATTTTCTTTATCGCACTTGTAGTATTTACAACTCCTGCGATATTCTGA
- a CDS encoding GNAT family N-acetyltransferase, giving the protein MDMETPRLNLKAMTLEMGKQLVRYPVTFFYEQGISHVTDWPTNALKAELPFYLEEMETGLIKSGFGPWILHTKYKKEMVGHIMVKQPVYDSMQAELHFHIRKEMSGKRYEDEAIVGICDWLLQHGIETIHAFCKPEEAISSKF; this is encoded by the coding sequence ATGGATATGGAAACACCGCGCTTGAATTTGAAAGCTATGACACTGGAAATGGGGAAGCAGCTCGTTCGCTACCCGGTCACCTTCTTCTATGAGCAGGGTATATCGCATGTGACCGATTGGCCGACGAATGCTTTGAAAGCAGAGCTGCCCTTTTATTTAGAGGAAATGGAAACTGGGCTGATAAAATCCGGATTCGGACCGTGGATCCTGCATACAAAATACAAGAAGGAAATGGTCGGGCATATCATGGTTAAACAACCGGTATATGACTCGATGCAAGCGGAGCTGCATTTCCATATTCGCAAGGAGATGTCAGGAAAAAGGTATGAGGATGAAGCAATCGTGGGCATTTGCGATTGGCTTTTGCAGCATGGCATCGAAACGATCCATGCCTTCTGTAAACCGGAGGAAGCAATAAGCAGCAAGTTTTGA
- the ylbD gene encoding spore coat protein YlbD — translation MSDTNLHPSIQAFRQFVQQHPKLIREVRQNQTGWQPYYEKWVLLGEEDPSWQAYKENEEQTGRADTESQEAGKEMFNKVMGMANQFDLQKLQGHIHQLNGALDNIKQLIAQYQGVKQQLPAKKQAPTFFHRD, via the coding sequence ATGTCAGATACGAATTTGCATCCTTCGATCCAGGCATTCAGACAATTCGTCCAACAGCATCCAAAGCTGATCCGTGAGGTCAGGCAAAATCAGACAGGATGGCAGCCTTACTATGAAAAGTGGGTATTGTTGGGTGAGGAGGATCCAAGCTGGCAGGCATATAAAGAAAACGAAGAACAGACAGGGAGAGCGGATACAGAGTCACAGGAAGCAGGCAAAGAGATGTTCAATAAGGTGATGGGCATGGCAAATCAATTCGATTTGCAGAAACTGCAGGGTCATATCCATCAGCTGAATGGTGCACTGGATAATATCAAGCAATTGATAGCCCAATATCAAGGAGTCAAGCAGCAGCTGCCGGCAAAGAAGCAGGCACCCACATTTTTCCACAGGGACTAA
- a CDS encoding YlbF family regulator: protein MFATMEFVELLEKSERLGQMIRESDVMAAYSSAQAKLYQDSETKAKIDAFTAIKEQYEEVQRFGRYHPDYSFIMKEIRSKKREMDMDANVAAFKIAERNLQKLLDDISAKLAVTVSENVKAPRAGAAWKDSGCGCGSGGACGCAS, encoded by the coding sequence ATGTTTGCAACTATGGAATTCGTTGAACTATTGGAGAAATCTGAGCGATTGGGGCAGATGATTCGTGAATCAGATGTCATGGCAGCATATAGCTCCGCGCAAGCCAAGCTCTACCAGGATAGTGAGACGAAAGCTAAAATCGACGCATTCACAGCAATAAAGGAACAATATGAAGAAGTGCAGCGATTCGGCCGATACCACCCTGATTACAGCTTCATCATGAAGGAAATCCGCAGCAAGAAGCGTGAGATGGATATGGATGCCAACGTTGCGGCCTTTAAGATAGCAGAACGGAATCTGCAAAAACTGCTTGATGATATTAGTGCCAAACTCGCTGTAACAGTGAGCGAGAATGTCAAGGCACCACGGGCAGGGGCAGCTTGGAAGGACTCCGGCTGCGGCTGCGGAAGCGGCGGCGCCTGCGGGTGTGCTTCCTGA
- the ylbJ gene encoding sporulation integral membrane protein YlbJ, which produces MVVQKMKSVLLAGSALLLAFSLIMYPDPSLQASIRGLNMWWEVVFPSLLPFFITAELLIAFGMVRFIGVFCEPIMRPLFNVPGVGSFVLAMGMASGYPSGAKLTSRLRQEKQLTKIEAERLVSFTNASNPLFIVGVIAVSFFGDAELGILLAIAHYGGNILVGICMRFYGRTESRSSYVREKGLVNRAFRELHETRMADKRPFGKIFGDAVVNSIQTLLMIGGFIIMFSVFNKLLFILGITDLLANGLRIVTAIFGVPADLVVPMFSGLFEITMGGQMIAQAAGSNFFFPIIVVSFILAFNGFSVQAQVASILAETDIRFAPYFFARLLHGFIAAGLAATLFGPLYGNHQETSLAAFLQEKTAPDTITELLHELASVGPAFTIIMLAMAALILMKRRMMD; this is translated from the coding sequence ATAGTTGTGCAAAAAATGAAATCGGTTCTGCTGGCTGGTTCTGCATTATTGTTGGCATTCAGTCTTATCATGTATCCTGACCCTTCCCTGCAGGCCAGCATTCGTGGATTGAATATGTGGTGGGAAGTGGTTTTTCCATCCCTCCTGCCTTTTTTCATAACTGCAGAACTGCTGATTGCTTTTGGCATGGTACGTTTCATCGGTGTTTTCTGCGAACCGATCATGCGGCCATTATTCAATGTCCCTGGCGTCGGCAGTTTCGTATTGGCTATGGGCATGGCAAGCGGCTATCCTTCAGGCGCAAAGCTGACAAGCCGCCTCCGTCAGGAAAAACAGCTTACGAAAATCGAAGCTGAGCGACTTGTATCATTTACAAATGCCAGCAACCCCCTTTTCATCGTCGGCGTCATTGCCGTGAGTTTTTTCGGAGATGCAGAGCTGGGCATCCTGCTTGCCATTGCGCATTATGGAGGGAATATCCTGGTGGGGATTTGCATGCGTTTCTATGGCCGTACGGAATCCCGCTCTAGTTATGTACGGGAAAAAGGATTGGTCAACAGAGCTTTCCGGGAGCTGCACGAAACGAGAATGGCGGATAAAAGGCCATTCGGTAAGATCTTTGGGGATGCCGTCGTCAATTCCATCCAAACCTTGCTCATGATCGGCGGATTCATCATTATGTTCTCTGTTTTCAATAAGCTATTATTCATTTTAGGTATCACGGATTTACTGGCCAATGGGCTCCGGATCGTGACGGCTATCTTCGGTGTTCCGGCAGACTTGGTCGTCCCGATGTTTTCCGGCTTATTCGAAATCACGATGGGCGGCCAAATGATTGCCCAAGCAGCGGGATCGAACTTCTTTTTCCCCATTATCGTCGTCAGCTTCATCCTTGCTTTCAACGGCTTTTCAGTACAAGCTCAAGTAGCCAGCATCCTTGCCGAGACAGATATCCGTTTCGCCCCTTATTTCTTTGCACGCCTGCTGCATGGATTCATTGCAGCCGGATTAGCCGCCACCCTATTCGGGCCGCTTTATGGCAACCATCAAGAAACAAGCCTGGCTGCATTCTTACAAGAAAAAACAGCTCCCGATACAATTACGGAGCTGCTTCATGAACTAGCATCTGTCGGACCTGCTTTCACCATCATCATGCTTGCCATGGCTGCATTGATCCTGATGAAACGCCGAATGATGGATTAA
- a CDS encoding YlbE-like family protein gives MRQEIYQRLQHREELLRFVRLHPIWYRTLARDPDAFAELEKQAKHFYGKTVPQRIGQFGEQLSMVNMLIQMARAMRD, from the coding sequence ATGCGGCAGGAAATATATCAAAGGCTGCAGCATCGGGAGGAATTGCTCCGTTTTGTCAGGCTTCATCCGATATGGTATCGTACACTCGCCCGTGATCCGGACGCATTCGCCGAGCTGGAAAAACAGGCGAAGCATTTCTACGGCAAAACGGTACCACAGCGCATCGGACAATTCGGGGAGCAGCTGAGCATGGTCAATATGCTGATACAAATGGCGAGGGCGATGCGGGATTAA
- the rsmD gene encoding 16S rRNA (guanine(966)-N(2))-methyltransferase RsmD codes for MKECNVMRVIAGEHKGRALKAVPNQLTRPTTDKVKESLFSVLGPFFDGGECLDLFAGSGGLGIEALSRGMTHCIFVDKQGKAVETIKQNLTALRLTHQAEVYRNDALRALKAVAKREKRFSLIFLDPPYQKMSYEDLLERISEAGILQPHGRIVCEHDAKKELPEFIAGLQAVKRDVYGNTTAITIYQVAREDEQ; via the coding sequence TTGAAGGAGTGTAATGTGATGCGAGTTATTGCAGGGGAGCATAAAGGAAGGGCATTGAAGGCTGTGCCGAACCAGCTTACAAGACCGACGACGGACAAAGTGAAGGAAAGCCTGTTCTCAGTGCTTGGTCCTTTTTTTGATGGAGGGGAATGCCTTGATTTGTTTGCAGGGAGCGGCGGACTGGGCATCGAGGCATTGAGCAGGGGAATGACACATTGTATTTTTGTCGATAAGCAAGGCAAAGCCGTCGAAACGATCAAGCAGAATCTGACTGCACTAAGGCTGACACATCAGGCGGAAGTTTATCGGAACGATGCTCTGCGCGCACTGAAGGCCGTCGCGAAAAGGGAAAAACGATTCAGCCTGATTTTTTTGGATCCGCCTTATCAAAAGATGTCATACGAGGACTTGCTCGAGCGAATCAGCGAAGCTGGCATACTACAGCCACATGGCCGCATTGTCTGTGAACACGATGCCAAGAAGGAGCTGCCAGAGTTCATCGCTGGATTGCAAGCAGTGAAAAGGGATGTCTATGGAAATACAACTGCAATTACGATCTATCAAGTTGCGCGGGAGGATGAGCAATGA
- a CDS encoding CAP domain-containing protein, which translates to MKSLRIVLLLLVVGAGVLFFWNKDDYLGPAQDARQKNTENAQKAEAAQKPNGDMERWINQEPETLKEDQGEPDRIDKSSYGYDWYIYDKGDAYAQYGVKDDRIITAFAVGEASLAKTEIGASREEVEEDYPLEEEVSFRYGSNRYTFKLKEKDQQIQPLAQIGDGLFAQFYFDTFDDELTAVRVLTDEQLILERPYDVTYTGGLPEQPQLSDDDWQQVQDGMEQQIIDITNVLRAHFDVPPLKWNDEVAAVALGHSEDMQKQQYFSHVTPNGEELGDRLADGQVRFQSAGENIAAGYTDALAAMIGWLNSEGHRKTMLDATYEELGVGVYRYYYTQNFLLQ; encoded by the coding sequence TTGAAGAGCTTGCGAATTGTGTTATTGCTTCTCGTAGTGGGGGCGGGTGTTCTGTTCTTTTGGAATAAAGATGATTATCTTGGCCCAGCCCAGGATGCAAGACAGAAAAATACTGAGAATGCGCAAAAAGCAGAAGCTGCCCAGAAGCCGAACGGCGATATGGAACGGTGGATCAACCAGGAACCGGAAACATTAAAAGAGGATCAAGGCGAACCGGATAGAATTGACAAATCCTCTTACGGCTATGATTGGTATATATATGATAAAGGCGATGCCTATGCCCAGTATGGCGTAAAGGATGATCGTATCATCACTGCCTTCGCAGTCGGCGAAGCATCGCTTGCCAAAACAGAAATCGGCGCAAGCCGTGAGGAAGTGGAAGAGGATTATCCTCTTGAGGAAGAGGTATCTTTTCGTTATGGAAGCAATCGGTACACATTCAAGCTAAAGGAGAAGGATCAGCAGATCCAGCCGCTTGCCCAAATCGGGGATGGGCTGTTCGCCCAATTTTACTTTGATACCTTCGATGATGAACTTACGGCAGTCCGTGTGCTGACTGACGAACAGCTGATCTTGGAACGGCCATACGATGTGACCTATACAGGCGGGCTGCCTGAGCAGCCGCAGCTTTCCGACGATGATTGGCAGCAAGTGCAGGATGGGATGGAGCAGCAAATCATCGATATAACCAATGTCTTGCGTGCACATTTCGATGTCCCGCCATTGAAATGGAATGACGAAGTTGCGGCGGTTGCCCTCGGTCATAGTGAGGATATGCAAAAACAGCAGTATTTCTCACATGTGACGCCGAATGGCGAGGAGCTGGGTGACAGACTGGCAGATGGTCAAGTGCGTTTCCAAAGTGCGGGGGAGAATATTGCCGCTGGCTATACAGATGCCCTGGCAGCAATGATCGGCTGGCTGAACAGCGAGGGTCACCGAAAAACGATGCTTGATGCAACATATGAAGAACTTGGGGTGGGTGTGTATCGTTATTACTATACCCAGAACTTCCTCTTGCAATGA
- a CDS encoding SepM family pheromone-processing serine protease, producing MKQNKRYILFVILLLLIVFCFSGVYRMPYYVYKPGAADALDPIVSVEGSDKSEGDMHLVTVRGGQATPFQYVMAKILPYHQIEKLEDVIPEGISEEEYTQAQLMQMESSQEASTVVAYKAAGADLQIDYKGVYVVSVVKGLPADGQLKQGDLITAVDGQEVKEAADLTDYVTSKKIGDTITLQIERDDEQLEKKLKLQALPDTQIPGIGITLVTDRDVTEDPKVTFSSGQIGGPSAGLMFSLEIYDQLEEEDLTKGYQICGTGEVDYEGNVGRIGGIDKKVVAADKEGCDIFFAPNEQGAEDSNFEVAKQTAEDIGTDMKIIPVDTFEDAKDYLEQMPAK from the coding sequence ATGAAACAGAACAAACGTTATATCCTGTTCGTCATTCTGCTGCTGCTTATCGTCTTTTGTTTCTCCGGTGTTTACAGAATGCCGTATTATGTATACAAGCCGGGTGCAGCAGATGCTCTTGATCCGATCGTATCCGTAGAGGGCAGCGACAAGAGCGAAGGCGATATGCATCTAGTCACCGTGCGTGGCGGACAGGCGACACCATTCCAATATGTGATGGCTAAAATACTTCCTTATCACCAAATAGAAAAATTGGAAGATGTCATACCGGAGGGGATTTCCGAAGAGGAATATACACAAGCACAGCTGATGCAAATGGAAAGCTCGCAGGAAGCATCCACAGTCGTTGCCTACAAGGCAGCTGGTGCGGATTTGCAAATCGATTATAAAGGCGTGTACGTCGTCTCCGTAGTCAAAGGCCTGCCTGCGGACGGCCAGCTGAAGCAGGGCGATCTCATTACAGCCGTGGATGGCCAGGAAGTGAAAGAAGCAGCTGATCTGACCGACTATGTCACTTCCAAAAAAATAGGCGATACCATTACCCTGCAAATAGAGCGGGATGATGAACAGCTGGAGAAGAAGCTGAAGCTCCAAGCGCTTCCTGATACCCAAATACCTGGAATCGGTATAACACTCGTCACCGATCGCGATGTGACAGAGGATCCGAAAGTCACTTTCTCAAGCGGCCAAATCGGCGGACCGAGTGCCGGGCTGATGTTCAGTTTGGAAATCTATGATCAGCTGGAAGAAGAAGATTTGACGAAGGGCTATCAGATCTGCGGGACAGGTGAAGTGGATTATGAAGGCAATGTCGGCCGCATCGGCGGAATCGATAAAAAGGTTGTAGCAGCGGATAAAGAGGGCTGTGATATCTTCTTTGCCCCGAATGAGCAAGGGGCTGAAGATTCCAACTTTGAAGTGGCCAAACAAACTGCAGAAGACATCGGTACAGATATGAAAATCATACCGGTCGATACATTTGAAGATGCGAAAGACTACTTAGAACAAATGCCGGCCAAATAA